From Bacteroidales bacterium, the proteins below share one genomic window:
- a CDS encoding NAD(P)H-binding protein, producing MKNAMIVGATGLVGAELLQLLVKEHLYEKILLLVRRPLDVKDPSIVQDVINFDQLGTFQPPFPVDDVFCTLGTTIKTAGSQDAFRKVDFDYVVELGRWCKRNKARQMLVVSAMGADPNSGIFYNRVKGEMEQALRNLDLPVTIFRPSLLMGNRKEHRSGEKMAQSVMGGLGFLFVGGLKKYKAIPANTVAKAMIRVANEGTSGFKVLDSAQLW from the coding sequence ATGAAAAATGCGATGATTGTCGGGGCCACCGGACTGGTTGGGGCTGAACTACTTCAACTTTTGGTGAAAGAGCATCTTTATGAAAAAATCCTCCTGCTGGTGCGCAGACCTCTTGATGTTAAGGATCCATCGATAGTGCAGGATGTGATCAATTTTGACCAGCTTGGGACTTTCCAGCCTCCTTTTCCTGTTGATGATGTGTTCTGCACCCTGGGAACCACCATTAAGACTGCAGGATCGCAGGATGCATTCCGCAAAGTTGATTTCGATTATGTGGTGGAACTGGGCAGATGGTGCAAAAGAAATAAGGCCAGGCAAATGCTGGTTGTGAGTGCCATGGGGGCCGATCCGAACTCCGGTATTTTTTATAACAGGGTGAAAGGTGAAATGGAACAAGCCCTCAGAAACCTCGACCTCCCGGTTACCATTTTCAGGCCCTCACTATTGATGGGCAACCGGAAAGAACACCGCTCAGGAGAAAAGATGGCTCAGTCGGTAATGGGAGGACTTGGTTTTCTTTTCGTGGGAGGATTGAAAAAATACAAGGCCATACCTGCCAATACCGTGGCAAAAGCTATGATCAGGGTTGCCAATGAAGGCACTAGCGGATTTAAGGTGCTTGATTCTGCGCAATTATGGTAA
- a CDS encoding GH3 auxin-responsive promoter family protein, translating into MPLLNSVISWFIRKRIHQIELFMKYPHEVQEEWFEKLINEAKDTEWGKKYDYRSIQTEDDFRKRVPISEYNDLKPYIDRLRKGDQNILWPSDVKWFAKSSGTTSDKSKFIPVTEEALEECHFKGGKDLLSIYCNNNPNTRIFSGKWLGLGGSFNLDDAQADTYHGDVSAIIMENLPFWIQLIRTPDLSVALMDEWESKIERIARITMEEDVTNITGVPSWMMLLLNRIMELKGIKNINEIWPNLELFVHGGVSFIPYQEQYRKICPPGMNYLETYNASEGFFGIQDRLSGDDMLLMLDYGIYYEFLPVSELGNPNAITVGLDQVVIGLNYAMVISTNAGLWRYMIGDTITFTSTDPFRIRITGRTKSFINAFGEELVIENADKALAIACEKSQAIIREYTAAPIYLDEKKYAAHEWLVEFESPPESLEYFTEILDNALKSLNSDYEAKRYHNMILKPPIVRSLKPGTFYNWLRDKGKLGGQNKVPRLSNDRKYVDDILQMPQ; encoded by the coding sequence ATGCCCCTTCTTAATTCTGTCATTTCCTGGTTTATACGAAAACGCATCCACCAGATTGAGCTCTTCATGAAATACCCTCATGAAGTTCAGGAAGAATGGTTTGAGAAGCTCATCAATGAAGCAAAGGACACTGAATGGGGGAAAAAGTATGATTACAGGTCAATCCAAACAGAGGATGATTTCAGGAAGCGGGTCCCTATTAGTGAATATAATGACCTGAAACCCTATATTGACCGCCTGCGTAAAGGGGATCAAAATATCCTCTGGCCTTCGGATGTAAAATGGTTCGCCAAAAGTTCGGGTACTACCAGTGATAAGAGTAAGTTCATCCCTGTTACCGAGGAAGCCCTTGAAGAATGTCATTTCAAAGGAGGGAAAGACCTTTTATCCATCTATTGCAATAATAATCCGAACACAAGGATTTTTAGCGGTAAATGGCTTGGATTGGGTGGTAGTTTTAACCTGGATGATGCGCAGGCTGATACCTATCATGGAGATGTTTCAGCCATTATTATGGAGAATCTTCCCTTCTGGATCCAGCTCATCCGTACCCCGGACCTGAGTGTGGCTCTTATGGATGAATGGGAATCCAAGATTGAAAGGATTGCCCGGATTACAATGGAAGAAGATGTTACCAATATTACCGGTGTTCCATCATGGATGATGTTGCTGCTGAATCGCATCATGGAATTAAAAGGCATTAAAAATATAAATGAAATCTGGCCCAACCTGGAACTCTTTGTTCATGGTGGTGTAAGCTTTATTCCCTACCAGGAACAGTATCGTAAAATATGTCCGCCGGGAATGAATTACCTTGAAACCTACAATGCCAGCGAAGGATTTTTTGGCATTCAGGATCGGTTGTCAGGTGACGATATGCTTTTGATGCTGGATTATGGAATCTATTATGAATTCCTTCCTGTGAGCGAGCTTGGGAATCCCAATGCGATAACTGTTGGCCTTGATCAGGTAGTAATTGGTTTAAACTATGCCATGGTGATTTCTACTAATGCAGGTTTATGGAGATATATGATTGGTGATACCATTACTTTTACTTCAACCGATCCCTTCAGAATCAGGATCACCGGGCGCACAAAAAGCTTCATCAATGCATTTGGTGAAGAGTTGGTGATTGAAAATGCCGATAAAGCACTCGCAATAGCATGTGAAAAATCGCAAGCTATAATCCGTGAATATACTGCCGCTCCCATTTACCTGGATGAAAAGAAATATGCAGCACATGAATGGCTGGTAGAATTCGAATCCCCACCCGAGAGCCTGGAATATTTTACTGAAATCCTCGATAATGCATTAAAATCCTTAAATTCGGACTATGAAGCCAAGCGGTATCACAACATGATTTTAAAACCTCCTATCGTACGTTCCCTGAAGCCCGGAACCTTCTACAACTGGCTCAGGGATAAGGGTAAACTGGGTGGGCAGAACAAAGTCCCCCGACTCTCGAACGACCGGAAATATGTTGACGATATCTTACAAATGCCCCAATAA
- a CDS encoding deoxynucleoside kinase, protein MHIAIAGNIGSGKTTLSALLAKNFGWQAHYEDVDTNPYLSSFYEDMQRWSFNLQIYFLNSRFRQIVDIRKSGKNVIQDRTIYEDAFIFAPNLHDMNLMTTRDFENYKSLFELMTTFLQPPDLLIYLRAEVPTLVRNIQKRGREYEASIRLDYLKSLSERYEAWINGYTEGKLLIFEVDDMNFQDNPEDLSKIIERVQADLHGLF, encoded by the coding sequence ATGCATATCGCAATCGCAGGAAACATCGGCTCAGGAAAAACAACCCTTTCAGCATTATTAGCCAAGAATTTTGGTTGGCAGGCACATTATGAAGATGTTGATACCAATCCTTATCTCTCAAGTTTTTATGAAGACATGCAGCGTTGGTCCTTCAACCTTCAGATCTATTTCCTTAACAGCCGGTTCCGGCAAATCGTTGATATAAGGAAAAGTGGGAAAAATGTGATCCAGGACAGGACTATCTATGAAGATGCTTTCATCTTCGCACCGAACCTGCATGATATGAACCTGATGACCACCCGTGATTTTGAAAATTATAAATCACTTTTTGAATTGATGACTACCTTCCTTCAACCCCCTGACCTGCTGATCTATCTGAGAGCTGAGGTGCCCACCCTTGTCAGGAATATTCAGAAAAGGGGAAGGGAATATGAAGCATCCATTCGTCTCGATTACCTGAAAAGTCTGAGTGAAAGGTATGAAGCCTGGATCAATGGTTATACAGAAGGTAAATTACTGATCTTCGAAGTGGATGACATGAACTTCCAGGATAATCCTGAAGATTTAAGCAAGATCATTGAACGCGTACAGGCTGATCTGCATGGCTTGTTCTAG